One Chitinophaga sp. H8 DNA window includes the following coding sequences:
- a CDS encoding glycosyltransferase translates to MNKTLLFVTSFPPRECGIATFAQDLVNSLHKTFAGKLNIEICALSESGKPAAKIIHPVTHTVNPFDIDDCIALAHKINANPQIDLLCFEHEFGLYGGDYGHNLLAMLSLLDKPFIVRFHTVLPFPDNKCLKVVSLIGALASKVVVMTKSSAHLLKDVYQLSAEKIVHIPHGTHAHIVEDVQVLKKQYGLADKLVLSTFGLLSENKGLETGIKAMRKVVQRFPDAVYLILGKTHPTILSREGEKYREHLMGLVAEYGLENNIRFVNSYLSLETLLDYLAITDIYLFTSIDPHQAVSGTFVYAMSAGCPVISTAFVQAKEMLDEGCGCLIDFKNDEQLAACAMRLLGDPDLRHSMSLNAIDKTRNSIWDNVAIAHMAVFADILAEENMLQPNLPPVYLDHIDRMTDEFGMIQFSKHDVPDLSSGYTLDDNARALIVMCMYAKEVKPSAYISSLARKYVAFIGHCKTAAGRFLNYVDIGGSFSASNAEVNLEDSNGRTVWALGYTLSNHANLPQDVVQEAYSLFRDSLRWMGGLTSPRAMAFAIKGLYYFLQYKKGGIAADILQNLATRLHNAYLAEADSNWKWFECAITYGNAVLPEAMIMAYQITGITAFRTTAEESFAFLCSKTFTSNHMKMISNKTWFHKDDMATQDGGEQSIEVAYTMLAQHAFYQATGNPEYLEKMRVAFSWYLGNNHLKQLIYNPLTYGCYDGLEKTNVNQNQGAESTVCYLIARLLMEQWNKHKHVTAKEVGVGPARLSFN, encoded by the coding sequence ATGAATAAAACCTTGCTTTTTGTTACATCCTTCCCACCTCGTGAGTGTGGCATTGCTACTTTTGCCCAGGATTTAGTGAACTCCCTGCATAAAACGTTTGCAGGAAAATTGAATATAGAAATCTGCGCCTTGTCGGAATCGGGCAAGCCTGCAGCTAAAATAATACACCCGGTCACGCATACGGTTAATCCTTTTGACATAGATGACTGTATCGCGCTGGCGCATAAAATCAATGCAAACCCACAGATAGATTTGTTATGCTTTGAACATGAATTTGGTTTGTATGGAGGAGACTATGGACATAATTTACTGGCGATGCTGTCATTGCTGGACAAGCCATTTATTGTAAGGTTTCATACTGTATTACCCTTTCCAGATAATAAGTGCCTGAAGGTGGTGAGTCTTATCGGAGCACTGGCCAGTAAGGTGGTTGTAATGACAAAATCTTCGGCCCATCTGTTGAAAGATGTGTATCAGTTGTCTGCAGAAAAAATTGTACATATTCCACATGGTACGCATGCCCACATTGTAGAAGATGTTCAGGTGCTTAAAAAACAATATGGTTTAGCGGATAAACTGGTATTAAGCACTTTTGGTTTATTGAGTGAAAACAAGGGGCTGGAAACAGGTATAAAGGCTATGAGAAAGGTGGTACAGCGGTTTCCGGATGCGGTGTATCTTATTCTTGGGAAAACGCATCCCACCATATTAAGCCGGGAAGGGGAAAAATACCGGGAGCATCTGATGGGATTAGTAGCGGAATACGGGCTGGAGAATAATATAAGATTTGTAAACTCCTATTTGTCTCTTGAAACTTTACTGGATTATTTAGCGATCACGGATATTTATCTGTTTACTTCCATAGACCCACACCAGGCGGTAAGTGGCACATTTGTATATGCTATGAGTGCTGGCTGTCCGGTTATTTCAACTGCTTTTGTACAGGCTAAGGAAATGCTGGATGAGGGATGTGGTTGTTTGATTGATTTTAAGAATGATGAGCAACTGGCAGCATGTGCTATGCGTTTGCTCGGTGATCCGGACCTGCGCCATAGTATGAGCCTGAATGCAATTGATAAAACACGTAATTCCATCTGGGATAATGTGGCGATTGCCCATATGGCCGTTTTTGCAGATATTCTTGCAGAAGAAAACATGCTTCAGCCGAACCTGCCACCTGTTTACCTCGATCATATTGACCGGATGACAGATGAGTTTGGTATGATACAGTTTTCAAAACATGACGTACCTGATCTCTCTTCAGGTTATACACTGGATGATAATGCCCGCGCCTTGATTGTGATGTGCATGTATGCAAAAGAGGTAAAACCCAGTGCTTATATCAGCTCATTGGCCCGCAAGTATGTTGCCTTTATCGGGCATTGCAAAACGGCTGCAGGGAGGTTTCTGAATTACGTTGATATCGGAGGCTCTTTTTCAGCTTCAAACGCTGAGGTAAACCTGGAGGACTCAAATGGACGTACAGTATGGGCATTGGGATATACACTGTCTAACCATGCTAATTTGCCCCAGGACGTAGTGCAGGAGGCCTATTCCTTATTCAGGGATAGTTTAAGATGGATGGGAGGCCTTACTTCTCCACGTGCTATGGCCTTTGCAATTAAAGGGTTGTATTATTTCCTGCAGTATAAAAAAGGCGGTATTGCCGCAGATATTTTGCAAAACCTTGCTACCCGTTTGCACAATGCTTATCTGGCTGAGGCAGACAGTAACTGGAAATGGTTTGAATGTGCGATAACCTATGGCAATGCTGTATTACCCGAAGCTATGATCATGGCTTACCAGATAACAGGTATCACAGCATTCCGTACCACAGCGGAAGAAAGCTTTGCATTTCTTTGCAGTAAGACATTTACCAGTAACCATATGAAAATGATCAGCAATAAAACCTGGTTTCATAAAGATGATATGGCAACCCAGGATGGTGGAGAACAATCTATAGAAGTAGCTTACACTATGCTGGCTCAGCACGCCTTTTACCAGGCTACCGGAAATCCGGAATACCTGGAAAAGATGCGTGTGGCATTCAGCTGGTATCTTGGGAATAATCACCTGAAACAATTAATTTACAACCCCTTGACCTATGGTTGTTATGATGGTTTGGAGAAGACCAATGTAAACCAGAATCAGGGAGCGGAATCAACAGTTTGTTATTTAATTGCGAGGTTATTGATGGAACAATGGAATAAACATAAACATGTTACAGCTAAAGAAGTCGGCGTGGGACCAGCCAGGCTTAGTTTCAACTAA
- a CDS encoding NAD(P)H-dependent glycerol-3-phosphate dehydrogenase: MSKGIKTGIIGSGSWATALAKILTDNGKRIHWWIRNEDTIRHMQLRHHNKHYLTSVYFDTTLLEMHSNLSSMVAACDQVVLAVPSAFLEEVLAGLSPDALRGKKVISAIKGLVPGPNILINEYLFNQFGLPPEQYFTISGPCHAEEVANEKLSYLTFSGIEQAATQEVADEFGGSYLQTIVNNDVVGVQLAAVLKNIYALGAGIAHGLEYGDNFLSVYIANCFREMQSFLEKYEQQPTGTGAVSAHNYNASAYLGDLLVTCYSLHSRNRTFGNMIGKGYSVKAAMLELNMVAEGYYASKCIYEMNRQIGAYMPVAQAVHAILWQQLNAAEGFLSLEKGFI, from the coding sequence GTGAGCAAGGGAATAAAAACTGGTATTATTGGGAGTGGTAGCTGGGCAACTGCATTGGCTAAAATTTTAACGGATAATGGTAAACGTATCCATTGGTGGATACGTAACGAGGATACTATCCGGCATATGCAGTTGCGCCATCATAACAAACATTATCTTACCTCTGTATATTTTGATACTACCCTGCTGGAAATGCACAGCAACCTTTCATCGATGGTGGCTGCCTGCGACCAGGTTGTGCTGGCTGTGCCATCCGCTTTTCTGGAAGAAGTACTCGCAGGTTTATCACCGGATGCGCTTCGGGGCAAAAAGGTGATTTCAGCTATTAAAGGCCTGGTTCCTGGCCCTAATATCCTTATCAACGAATATCTATTTAATCAATTCGGATTACCACCAGAGCAATACTTTACGATTTCAGGCCCCTGCCATGCAGAAGAAGTAGCCAATGAGAAATTGTCCTACCTGACCTTTTCAGGTATTGAACAAGCTGCGACACAGGAGGTAGCCGATGAATTCGGTGGCAGTTATCTGCAAACCATTGTGAATAATGATGTGGTGGGTGTACAGCTGGCTGCGGTGCTGAAAAATATTTATGCTTTAGGTGCCGGTATTGCACATGGATTAGAATATGGAGATAATTTCCTGAGTGTATATATCGCTAATTGTTTCCGGGAAATGCAGTCATTTCTGGAAAAATATGAACAGCAGCCTACTGGTACGGGGGCCGTATCTGCCCATAATTATAATGCCAGCGCCTACCTGGGCGATTTACTGGTAACCTGCTATTCCCTACATAGCCGTAACCGTACATTCGGAAATATGATTGGTAAAGGATATAGCGTAAAAGCAGCTATGTTGGAATTAAATATGGTTGCGGAAGGTTATTATGCCAGTAAGTGTATTTATGAAATGAATCGACAGATAGGTGCTTATATGCCGGTTGCTCAGGCCGTACATGCTATTTTATGGCAGCAGTTAAACGCTGCAGAAGGTTTTCTGTCTCTCGAAAAAGGATTTATATAA
- a CDS encoding efflux RND transporter periplasmic adaptor subunit: MMKEKKKSKKLYWFGGGVLGIIVLFMVLKAAGVIGKEEGLKVATDKATRKDIVEVVAASGKIYPEVEVKVSSDVSGEITDLLVMEGDSVKKGQVLARIYADIYGSMVDKAAASVSQQRAQLANTAAALHSYKARLDQNKAAYDRNKELFKQKVISKVEFETSEATYLSSQADYNAAVQQVNSNKYAVQSAQANLTEANKNLGRTTIAAPMSGIVSLLPVKKGERVVGTAQMAGTEMLRIADMNVMEVQVDVGENDIPKVKYGDTAIIEVDAYNARKFKGIVTQIASSSKGAASVTGTSGSSAEQVTSYIVHIRVLLDSYKDLIDPSHPKNFPFRPGMSASVDIQTRRQHNVIAIPINAVTTRDPSDTAHVDNGKGKSQRGAQEDDNTTPTSGDNSKNDLKEVVFVLQNDNTVKMVEVKTGLQDDTNIEIISGVKEGDVVVSAPYNIVSKTLANGKKVAVVPKGQLYEGQAKK, translated from the coding sequence ATGATGAAGGAAAAGAAAAAAAGCAAAAAACTTTATTGGTTTGGAGGTGGCGTGCTGGGAATAATAGTACTCTTTATGGTACTAAAAGCGGCAGGCGTAATAGGAAAAGAGGAAGGACTAAAAGTAGCCACTGATAAGGCTACCCGCAAAGACATTGTAGAAGTGGTTGCTGCAAGTGGCAAAATTTATCCTGAAGTAGAAGTAAAGGTAAGCTCGGATGTATCCGGGGAAATAACCGACCTGCTGGTGATGGAAGGAGATTCTGTAAAGAAGGGACAGGTACTGGCCCGCATTTATGCAGATATCTATGGATCTATGGTAGATAAAGCTGCAGCATCAGTAAGCCAGCAAAGAGCACAGCTAGCTAATACGGCTGCTGCCCTGCATTCCTATAAAGCACGCCTGGACCAGAATAAAGCGGCCTATGATCGTAACAAGGAATTGTTTAAACAAAAGGTGATTTCCAAAGTAGAGTTTGAAACATCAGAAGCTACTTATCTGTCATCACAGGCAGATTATAATGCTGCGGTACAGCAGGTGAACAGTAATAAATATGCTGTACAAAGCGCACAGGCAAATCTTACTGAAGCAAACAAAAACCTGGGACGTACCACTATTGCAGCTCCTATGAGTGGCATTGTGAGTTTGCTACCTGTGAAGAAAGGAGAACGTGTAGTGGGTACCGCACAAATGGCCGGAACAGAAATGCTCCGTATTGCTGATATGAATGTAATGGAAGTACAGGTAGATGTGGGAGAGAATGACATTCCCAAAGTTAAATATGGTGATACGGCTATTATTGAAGTAGATGCCTATAATGCCCGCAAATTCAAGGGAATTGTTACGCAGATCGCGAGCTCCAGTAAAGGTGCAGCCAGTGTGACAGGTACCAGCGGCTCTTCTGCTGAGCAGGTAACCAGTTATATTGTTCACATCCGTGTTTTATTGGACAGCTATAAAGATCTGATAGATCCGAGCCATCCCAAAAACTTTCCGTTTCGTCCGGGAATGAGTGCAAGTGTGGATATTCAAACCCGTCGTCAGCACAATGTAATAGCTATTCCTATTAATGCGGTGACTACCCGTGACCCAAGTGATACGGCTCACGTTGATAATGGAAAGGGCAAATCCCAGCGTGGTGCACAGGAAGATGATAATACTACTCCTACTTCGGGCGATAACTCTAAAAATGACCTGAAGGAAGTAGTCTTTGTACTGCAAAATGATAATACGGTGAAAATGGTGGAGGTTAAAACCGGCCTTCAGGATGATACTAACATTGAAATTATTTCTGGTGTTAAAGAAGGGGATGTAGTGGTAAGTGCACCTTATAATATTGTTTCTAAAACACTTGCCAACGGCAAAAAAGTAGCAGTAGTACCAAAAGGACAATTATACGAAGGGCAGGCTAAGAAGTAG
- a CDS encoding TolC family protein yields the protein MSLQKFTGAILVLFMFAAPAVAQDTWSLQRCVDYALANNISVKQQDVQKRLADLTLKQSQMSQLPNLNGAAGGGLNFGRNADPATYAFVTKSYFASDLNLTMDLTIFNWFTKRNTIAANKLEAQANGFLMEKARNDLGFNVANAFLQILLYKEQVKVNEVQVKLTLNSLENTKKLVQAGSVPESNQADLEASLAQDSTNLVTAQNNEILSVLQMKALLNLGFDIPFQPEVPANIASLPLPRMDEVAPEMVYSAALATYPLIKTDELRIQSAKKALAAAKGALYPSLSFSAGMGTQYSENYSERDFSNIKGPFIDTLGTVKVGGGDYDVLGRPRYDVGSRTIPFNTQLSNNFYQNVGLRLRIPILNGWQQRTAVNRAKLDVYNKELTRDLDNQKLRQDIYTAHANAIAAIQKYSASSVGVTSAQKSFDFATKRYNLGLLNTIDYITIQTKLFKAQIDKVSAQYDYIFKMKLLEFYRDQKIAL from the coding sequence ATGAGTTTACAAAAGTTTACGGGAGCGATCCTGGTTTTATTCATGTTTGCTGCCCCAGCAGTTGCGCAGGACACCTGGAGCCTGCAGCGGTGCGTAGATTATGCGTTGGCCAATAATATCAGTGTAAAGCAACAGGATGTACAAAAACGCCTGGCAGACCTTACACTGAAGCAAAGCCAGATGTCCCAGTTACCTAATTTGAATGGGGCTGCTGGTGGTGGGTTGAACTTTGGGCGTAATGCGGATCCAGCTACCTATGCTTTTGTAACCAAATCCTACTTTGCTTCGGATCTGAACTTAACAATGGATCTCACCATTTTTAACTGGTTTACCAAGAGAAATACCATCGCAGCTAACAAGCTGGAAGCGCAGGCCAACGGCTTTCTGATGGAAAAAGCAAGAAACGATCTGGGATTTAATGTGGCAAATGCCTTTTTACAAATACTATTGTATAAGGAACAGGTAAAAGTGAATGAGGTGCAGGTAAAACTTACCCTCAATTCCCTGGAGAACACCAAAAAGCTGGTACAGGCCGGTTCAGTGCCGGAAAGCAATCAGGCAGATCTGGAAGCGTCATTGGCACAGGACAGTACCAACCTGGTTACCGCACAGAATAACGAGATCCTTTCGGTATTGCAAATGAAGGCATTGCTTAACCTGGGATTTGATATACCGTTCCAACCCGAAGTACCTGCCAATATCGCTTCTTTGCCGCTACCCCGTATGGATGAAGTGGCGCCGGAAATGGTATACAGCGCTGCATTGGCTACTTATCCGCTTATTAAAACGGATGAGCTGCGGATACAATCAGCTAAAAAAGCACTGGCGGCTGCCAAAGGTGCCCTTTATCCTTCCTTGTCATTCTCGGCAGGTATGGGTACCCAATATTCTGAGAACTATTCTGAACGCGACTTTAGTAACATCAAAGGCCCGTTTATAGATACCCTGGGTACGGTGAAAGTGGGGGGAGGAGATTATGATGTATTAGGACGTCCGAGATATGATGTTGGTTCCCGTACCATTCCCTTCAACACGCAGTTAAGTAATAACTTTTACCAGAATGTAGGATTGCGGTTGAGAATACCAATACTTAATGGATGGCAGCAACGTACTGCTGTAAACCGTGCCAAGCTGGATGTTTATAATAAGGAACTGACCCGCGACCTGGATAACCAGAAACTGCGGCAGGATATTTATACAGCACATGCCAACGCTATCGCTGCGATACAAAAGTATTCAGCTTCTTCTGTGGGAGTAACTTCAGCGCAGAAATCATTCGATTTCGCTACTAAACGTTATAACCTGGGCTTGTTAAACACAATCGATTATATTACCATTCAGACTAAATTATTTAAAGCACAAATAGATAAGGTCTCGGCGCAATACGATTATATATTTAAAATGAAATTGCTGGAGTTTTACCGGGATCAAAAAATTGCCCTGTAG
- a CDS encoding ABC transporter ATP-binding protein: MIQLRHISKHYPVGFGKNEILKDVDLTIHEGEFVSIMGPSGSGKSTLLHIMGLLEEPSDGQYLFEGERVDQMNEKKRTQLHRGAIGFVFQAYHLIDELTVYENIETPLLYKNVGAGERKSRVADVLDRFNMVAKKDLFPSQLSGGQQQLVGIARAIVAEPRVIFADEPTGNLHSDQAKIIMQLFKHLNEKDKITIVQVTHSDVNATYGNRIIEIRDGKIV; this comes from the coding sequence ATGATACAGTTACGACATATCTCTAAGCACTACCCGGTAGGATTCGGTAAAAATGAAATATTGAAGGATGTAGATCTGACTATTCATGAAGGAGAGTTTGTTTCTATTATGGGGCCATCCGGTTCGGGTAAATCCACCCTATTGCATATTATGGGTTTGCTGGAAGAGCCGTCTGATGGTCAATATCTGTTTGAGGGCGAAAGGGTAGATCAGATGAATGAGAAAAAGCGCACGCAGTTGCACCGTGGAGCTATAGGGTTTGTTTTCCAGGCGTATCACCTGATAGATGAGCTGACTGTTTATGAAAACATAGAAACCCCATTGTTATATAAGAATGTAGGGGCCGGTGAACGTAAAAGCCGGGTAGCGGATGTACTGGACCGCTTTAATATGGTGGCGAAGAAGGACCTGTTTCCCAGCCAGCTTTCCGGAGGTCAGCAGCAACTGGTGGGGATTGCCCGGGCCATTGTAGCTGAGCCAAGGGTTATTTTTGCGGATGAGCCTACCGGTAACCTGCATTCTGACCAGGCTAAAATTATCATGCAGTTATTCAAGCATTTGAACGAAAAGGATAAAATTACCATTGTACAGGTAACCCATTCTGATGTGAATGCCACTTACGGGAATCGTATCATTGAAATCAGAGATGGGAAAATTGTCTAG
- a CDS encoding ABC transporter permease has protein sequence MFRNYFKTAFRNLWRRKTYTALNIAGLALGITCFSLLAMYLHNELTYDRFHKNASNLYRIKMTYSFGGATPSDVALTPKALVPVFKREFPEVVNIVRMGKPDLITLQYGDKVFNERNFLYAEAPFFEMFTFPLLQGDPAAVLKEPNTLVITATAARKYFGNEDPVGKIIKQGNTDLRITGVVADVPENSQLKFDFVGSAPVSTAEEWSPANYYTYVQLRAGASMEVVQQKTDRYVAAMVAKYGQLNKGDFIRYVLEPLTSVHLYSTATVSMEPGNDVRYIYILEGVAILLLLVACINFMNLATARSAERAREIGVRKTMGALRGQLFWQFIAESALITASALLTGILLAKLALPYFNDLTNRSLQMGLAGSSWLYALLMVVFVVVTFIAGTYPALFLSAFRPVTVLKGKMVQMKGGGLRKALVVTQFAASVFFIICTLVIAAQLNYIRHKKIGMERDHVIVLDGSVVGDKLGPLKQALLQVPGIKAVSASYDSPVKIGGGYSLGKVEGKPADFGMDITAMSVAKDFITTMNMEVISGEDFTDADIKDILLPEIGKRHYHFLLNETAAKRLGWSAAAALNKRISMNGRNGTIKGVLKDFHFESMRRAIEPIVIFPEYDYMLSKLLIKTDMVNMKNTAAGMKNAWASFFPQVPFEYHFLNEEFNSLYSSEQRTGNILTLFAVITIFISCLGLFGLAAFTATQRTREIGMRKVMGASVLNIVTLLSRDFLKLVGIAVIVASPLAWYIMNNWLADFAYRTNIAAWVFVVAAGAAVAIALFTISFQSVKAALMNPVKSLRAES, from the coding sequence ATGTTCAGAAATTATTTTAAAACAGCGTTTAGAAATCTCTGGAGGAGGAAAACATATACTGCCTTAAATATTGCCGGACTGGCATTGGGAATAACCTGTTTTTCCCTGCTTGCGATGTATTTGCATAATGAGCTTACTTATGATCGTTTTCATAAAAATGCCAGTAATCTTTACAGGATTAAAATGACCTACAGTTTTGGAGGTGCTACGCCCTCAGATGTGGCATTAACACCAAAGGCGCTAGTTCCGGTATTTAAAAGAGAGTTTCCGGAAGTAGTGAATATTGTAAGGATGGGTAAACCAGATTTGATTACCCTGCAATATGGAGATAAAGTATTTAACGAAAGAAATTTTCTCTATGCGGAAGCTCCATTTTTTGAGATGTTTACTTTTCCCTTACTTCAGGGTGATCCGGCTGCTGTGTTAAAGGAACCCAATACACTTGTCATTACTGCCACCGCAGCAAGGAAGTATTTTGGTAATGAGGATCCGGTAGGGAAGATCATTAAGCAGGGAAATACAGATTTGCGTATTACCGGTGTAGTAGCTGATGTGCCTGAAAACTCTCAGCTGAAGTTTGATTTTGTTGGATCAGCCCCGGTTAGTACAGCGGAGGAGTGGTCGCCTGCAAATTACTATACTTATGTGCAATTGCGTGCAGGTGCATCTATGGAAGTGGTACAGCAGAAAACAGATCGTTATGTCGCTGCTATGGTGGCAAAGTACGGACAGCTGAACAAGGGTGATTTTATACGTTATGTGCTGGAACCACTGACCAGTGTACATTTATACTCTACCGCAACGGTAAGTATGGAACCGGGTAATGATGTTCGTTACATATATATCCTGGAAGGGGTAGCTATCTTATTGTTGTTGGTGGCCTGTATTAATTTTATGAACCTGGCCACAGCACGCTCTGCTGAACGTGCGCGTGAAATAGGTGTTCGTAAAACGATGGGGGCTTTAAGGGGCCAGCTATTCTGGCAGTTTATTGCGGAGTCTGCCCTGATTACAGCATCCGCACTATTAACAGGCATCTTATTGGCAAAGCTGGCTTTACCCTACTTTAATGACCTTACTAACCGCAGTCTGCAAATGGGATTAGCCGGCAGCTCCTGGTTATATGCTTTGCTAATGGTAGTATTTGTGGTAGTTACTTTTATAGCTGGTACTTATCCTGCCCTTTTTCTGTCGGCTTTCAGGCCGGTAACCGTATTAAAAGGAAAAATGGTGCAAATGAAAGGGGGTGGGTTACGTAAGGCATTGGTGGTGACACAGTTTGCGGCTTCTGTATTTTTCATCATTTGTACCCTGGTTATAGCTGCCCAGTTGAATTACATACGACACAAGAAAATTGGTATGGAGCGGGATCATGTAATTGTGCTGGATGGTTCCGTGGTTGGAGATAAGCTGGGGCCTTTAAAGCAGGCACTGTTGCAGGTGCCTGGTATAAAAGCAGTGAGTGCGTCGTATGACTCACCTGTAAAAATAGGAGGTGGGTACAGCCTTGGGAAGGTAGAAGGTAAACCTGCTGATTTTGGGATGGACATTACTGCTATGTCTGTTGCCAAAGATTTTATTACTACTATGAATATGGAAGTGATATCGGGAGAAGATTTCACAGATGCCGATATTAAAGATATCCTGTTGCCGGAAATTGGGAAACGACATTATCATTTTTTACTAAATGAAACAGCGGCAAAAAGACTGGGCTGGTCAGCAGCAGCTGCATTAAATAAGCGGATAAGCATGAATGGCCGAAACGGGACGATTAAGGGTGTATTGAAGGATTTTCACTTTGAGTCTATGAGGAGGGCCATTGAACCTATTGTGATTTTCCCGGAATATGATTATATGCTCAGTAAGCTGCTGATAAAAACAGATATGGTGAACATGAAAAACACGGCGGCCGGGATGAAAAATGCATGGGCCTCTTTTTTTCCTCAGGTACCTTTTGAATATCATTTTCTGAATGAAGAATTTAATAGCTTGTATAGTTCGGAACAGCGGACGGGCAACATATTAACTTTGTTTGCAGTGATTACCATCTTTATTTCGTGCCTGGGATTGTTTGGGCTGGCTGCTTTTACTGCCACACAGCGTACCCGGGAGATAGGGATGCGCAAAGTAATGGGTGCTTCGGTCTTAAATATTGTAACCTTGCTGTCCCGCGATTTTTTAAAACTGGTGGGTATTGCCGTGATTGTAGCATCTCCGCTGGCATGGTATATTATGAACAACTGGCTGGCTGATTTTGCTTACCGTACCAATATAGCAGCATGGGTATTTGTGGTAGCAGCAGGTGCGGCAGTAGCTATTGCCTTGTTTACTATTAGTTTTCAATCTGTCAAAGCGGCGTTGATGAATCCTGTGAAATCATTGCGTGCGGAATCATAA